The Aequorivita sublithincola DSM 14238 genome window below encodes:
- the htpG gene encoding molecular chaperone HtpG yields MSKGTINVSVDNIFPLIKKFLYSDHEIFLRELISNATDATLKMKHLANIGEAEGVEYGNPKIEVTLDKEKKQLRITDQGIGMTKDEVEKYINQIAFSGAEEFIEKYKDKDGKDAGIIGHFGLGFYSAFMVAEKVEIITKSFKDEPAVHWTCDGSPEFTLVKANKKERGTEIILHIAEDSTEFLEDSRISELLVKYNKFMPIPIKFGTRTETLPKSDDAKKEDKAPTKEVDNIINNPNPAWTKLPTELEDKDYNSFYRELYPMQFEEPLFHIHLNVDYPFNLTGILYFPKMSNDMSIQKDKIQLYQNQVFVTDNVEGIVPEFLTMLRGVIDSPDIPLNVSRSYLQADGAVKKISSYITRKVADKLKSLFNSDREGFEKKWNDIKIVIEYGMLTEDKFFEKAQDFALYPTVDNAYFTLSELKEKIKDVQTDKDGNLVVLYASNKEEQHSYIETAKEKGYEVLLLDSPIITHLLQKVEGSEEKVTFVRVDSDHVENLIKKDDEQISKLSDEEKESLKTFLEGVIPKEKFSVQLEALDSNANPFIITEPEFMRRMKDMQKSGGGGGMFGMGGFPEMYNLVVNTNHELVSEILNTKTEKKKERLVNQALDLARLSKNLLKGEELTAFIKRSYEMIK; encoded by the coding sequence AATATTGGTGAAGCTGAAGGTGTAGAATACGGTAACCCGAAAATTGAAGTTACACTTGATAAAGAGAAAAAACAACTTCGCATTACAGACCAAGGAATTGGGATGACCAAAGATGAAGTTGAAAAATATATCAATCAAATCGCATTTTCTGGTGCTGAGGAATTCATAGAAAAATATAAAGACAAAGACGGGAAAGATGCAGGAATCATTGGGCATTTTGGTCTAGGTTTTTACTCTGCGTTTATGGTTGCGGAAAAGGTTGAAATCATCACTAAAAGCTTCAAAGACGAACCAGCAGTGCATTGGACGTGCGACGGTTCGCCTGAATTTACTTTAGTAAAAGCCAATAAAAAAGAAAGAGGAACAGAGATTATTCTTCATATTGCAGAAGATTCGACTGAATTCTTGGAAGATTCACGAATCAGTGAGTTACTTGTGAAGTATAACAAGTTTATGCCAATCCCAATTAAATTTGGAACTCGCACCGAAACCCTTCCGAAGTCAGACGATGCAAAGAAAGAAGACAAGGCGCCAACTAAGGAAGTTGACAATATAATCAACAACCCAAACCCAGCGTGGACAAAGTTGCCTACAGAACTTGAAGATAAAGACTACAATTCTTTTTATAGAGAGTTGTACCCGATGCAATTTGAAGAGCCGCTTTTCCACATTCATTTAAATGTAGATTATCCATTCAATCTTACAGGAATTCTTTATTTCCCGAAGATGTCTAACGATATGAGCATTCAGAAAGACAAAATTCAATTGTATCAAAACCAAGTTTTTGTAACTGATAATGTTGAGGGAATTGTACCAGAATTCTTAACGATGTTACGCGGCGTTATTGACAGTCCAGACATTCCACTAAACGTTTCGCGAAGCTATTTACAAGCAGATGGCGCAGTTAAAAAGATTTCAAGCTACATTACTCGTAAAGTTGCAGATAAATTGAAAAGTCTTTTCAATAGCGACCGTGAAGGTTTTGAAAAGAAATGGAACGACATTAAAATCGTAATTGAATACGGAATGCTTACTGAAGATAAATTCTTCGAAAAAGCACAAGATTTCGCTTTGTATCCAACCGTTGACAATGCTTACTTTACTCTTTCAGAATTGAAAGAAAAAATAAAAGATGTTCAAACTGATAAAGACGGAAACCTTGTTGTTCTCTATGCTTCAAACAAAGAAGAGCAACATAGTTACATTGAAACTGCGAAAGAAAAAGGATATGAAGTTTTGCTTTTAGATTCGCCAATCATAACCCATTTGCTTCAAAAAGTAGAAGGTAGTGAAGAAAAAGTAACTTTTGTGCGTGTAGATAGCGATCACGTTGAAAACCTCATCAAAAAAGACGACGAGCAGATTTCAAAACTTTCTGATGAAGAAAAAGAAAGTTTAAAAACCTTCTTGGAAGGCGTTATTCCTAAGGAAAAATTTAGTGTTCAACTTGAAGCACTGGATAGTAATGCAAATCCTTTCATAATCACCGAACCAGAATTTATGCGCAGAATGAAAGATATGCAAAAATCTGGCGGCGGTGGTGGCATGTTCGGAATGGGCGGTTTCCCTGAAATGTATAATTTGGTGGTTAACACTAATCACGAATTGGTTAGCGAAATATTAAACACCAAAACGGAAAAGAAGAAAGAAAGATTGGTAAATCAAGCGCTCGATTTGGCAAGATTGAGTAAAAATTTATTGAAAGGAGAAGAGCTTACAGCGTTCATAAAACGCAGTTATGAGATGATAAAATAA